A single region of the Solwaraspora sp. WMMD791 genome encodes:
- a CDS encoding PhoX family phosphatase: MHDDITPPDPLHRLESDDISVNHSGNRLFHDVLTTRLARRSALAGGMLAAAGFLGAGTAGTATAATVGVRHRRQLLGFQAVGISSADTIVVADGYTAQVLIPWGTPIRSAGPAWRRDASNTAAEQAEQIGMSHDGMHFFPLGPDRGLLVLNHEYTDQVLLFTDGDAVMTPEKVAKSLAAHGVSVVEVALRRGQWHLVDSRFNRRITGATPVRFAGPVAGDHPSLRTGEPARGTLNNCSSGATPWGTYLTCEENWNEYFATDDPNWQPNPQQTRYGVTRQGYGYRWHHGDPRFDLAATPNEANRFGWVVEIDPRDPTGTPVKRTALGRIKHETATVTESRGRVVVYTGDDQVGEYIYKFVSSGRWRVMRKTGRHPLDHGTLYVARFDDDGTGRWLALTHGTGPLTSANGWRDQADVMLRTRQAADAVGATPMDRPEWIAVHPRTGEVYVTLSNGPGFANAANPRQPNPFGHIVRWRERHGDATATTFEWDIFLLAGDPDFDPSVRLGAEGKFGSPDGLAFDRDGRLWIQSDISNSSLNNPQTYYVNLGNNALLAADPVTGEVRRFAVGPRGCELSGITFTPDHRTMFINVQHPGEAVATMPRPTPENPQTVSSWPDADPGGRPRSATLVIRRRDGGVIGR; encoded by the coding sequence ATGCACGACGACATCACCCCTCCGGACCCGCTGCACCGACTCGAGTCGGACGACATCAGCGTGAACCACTCCGGCAATCGCCTCTTCCACGACGTCCTCACCACCCGGCTCGCTCGCCGCAGCGCACTGGCCGGCGGTATGCTCGCGGCCGCCGGATTCCTGGGCGCAGGCACGGCCGGTACTGCGACGGCAGCCACCGTCGGGGTCCGACACCGCCGACAGCTGCTGGGTTTCCAGGCGGTCGGGATCAGCTCCGCGGACACCATCGTCGTCGCCGACGGCTACACTGCGCAGGTTCTCATCCCCTGGGGTACGCCGATCCGTTCGGCAGGGCCCGCCTGGCGTCGGGACGCCTCCAACACCGCCGCCGAGCAGGCTGAGCAGATCGGCATGAGCCACGACGGCATGCACTTCTTCCCGCTGGGCCCCGACCGAGGCCTGCTGGTGCTCAATCACGAGTACACCGACCAGGTTCTGCTGTTCACCGACGGGGACGCGGTGATGACCCCGGAGAAGGTCGCCAAGTCGCTCGCGGCACACGGAGTCAGCGTCGTGGAGGTGGCACTGCGTCGGGGACAATGGCACCTGGTGGACTCCCGGTTCAACCGGCGGATCACCGGAGCGACCCCGGTTCGGTTCGCTGGCCCTGTCGCCGGTGACCACCCGTCCTTGCGCACGGGTGAACCGGCGCGTGGGACGCTGAACAACTGCTCATCCGGCGCCACCCCTTGGGGCACTTACCTGACCTGCGAGGAGAACTGGAACGAGTACTTCGCCACCGACGACCCGAACTGGCAGCCCAACCCCCAGCAGACCCGCTACGGGGTGACCCGGCAAGGCTACGGGTACCGATGGCACCACGGGGATCCGCGGTTCGACCTCGCGGCGACCCCGAACGAGGCCAACCGGTTCGGCTGGGTGGTGGAGATAGACCCACGCGACCCCACCGGCACACCGGTGAAGCGCACGGCGCTGGGACGGATCAAGCACGAGACTGCCACGGTGACCGAATCCCGGGGGCGGGTGGTCGTGTACACCGGCGACGACCAGGTCGGTGAGTACATCTACAAGTTCGTCAGCTCCGGCCGGTGGCGGGTCATGCGCAAGACCGGCCGGCACCCGCTGGACCACGGCACCCTCTACGTCGCCCGGTTCGACGACGACGGCACCGGCCGCTGGCTGGCCCTCACCCACGGCACCGGTCCGCTGACCTCGGCCAACGGTTGGCGCGACCAGGCTGATGTGATGCTTCGGACCCGGCAGGCCGCCGACGCGGTCGGAGCAACCCCGATGGACCGGCCGGAGTGGATCGCCGTCCACCCGCGCACCGGCGAGGTGTACGTCACGTTGAGCAATGGACCGGGCTTTGCAAACGCCGCCAACCCACGACAGCCCAACCCGTTCGGCCACATCGTCCGATGGCGGGAACGGCACGGTGACGCCACCGCCACCACCTTCGAGTGGGACATCTTCCTGCTGGCAGGCGACCCCGACTTCGACCCGAGCGTGCGCCTCGGCGCCGAGGGGAAGTTCGGGTCACCGGACGGCCTCGCCTTCGATCGGGACGGACGGCTGTGGATCCAAAGCGACATCTCCAACTCGTCCCTGAACAATCCGCAGACGTACTACGTCAATCTGGGCAACAACGCGTTGTTGGCAGCCGACCCGGTCACCGGGGAGGTCCGACGCTTCGCGGTCGGCCCGCGCGGTTGTGAGCTGTCCGGAATCACCTTCACCCCGGACCACCGGACCATGTTCATCAACGTTCAGCACCCGGGCGAGGCGGTGGCCACCATGCCCCGGCCCACCCCGGAGAACCCCCAGACGGTCAGTAGCTGGCCCGACGCCGACCCCGGCGGACGCCCCCGCTCGGCGACCCTGGTGATTCGCCGTCGCGACGGAGGGGTGATCGGACGCTGA
- a CDS encoding argininosuccinate synthase domain-containing protein, with amino-acid sequence MRRFITTLDELTSRPPRHLVLLYSGGLDGTYLLHLLKNTTVRTTALNVHIGPPDPASQARGLAARFGAAYQEVDVTEEFFTESVPAAIHADAYYQGQFPVGSTLSRPLMARAAVRVARDVGGDAVGHTATYMQNSTARLGRSVAALDPALHIVAPFLGSNVTRAVKQARLAESGVHLPDAVHSIDVNPWGRVIENGSLESPANRLDESVFTLTRHAHDCPAEPAELTMTFAAGLPVAVDGKALPLGELVTGLNELAGRHGVGRYSGLEDTAFGVKNHEVRESPAATVITVAHRALANAILDPREHALRTLLSTEWTTTAVQGGWFSHLGRSLRRCLRDLDEPLNGTVDLRLYRGAVTVLRLQTPHGLDYARLGVDFHDWMDDYGFATWQRLMTFADTVRTVVDGESPDRRDLDEQPDTTA; translated from the coding sequence ATGCGCCGTTTCATCACCACGCTGGACGAGTTGACCTCACGACCACCCCGGCACCTGGTGCTGCTCTACTCCGGCGGACTCGACGGCACCTACCTGCTGCACCTGCTCAAGAACACGACGGTCCGCACGACCGCGTTGAACGTGCACATCGGTCCCCCTGACCCTGCCTCCCAGGCCCGGGGCCTGGCCGCCCGCTTCGGTGCGGCGTACCAGGAGGTCGACGTGACCGAGGAGTTCTTCACCGAGTCGGTGCCCGCCGCGATCCACGCCGACGCCTACTACCAGGGGCAGTTTCCCGTCGGGTCGACACTCAGCCGGCCGCTGATGGCCCGGGCCGCGGTCCGGGTCGCCCGCGACGTCGGGGGCGACGCTGTCGGGCACACCGCGACGTACATGCAGAACAGCACCGCTCGGCTCGGCCGCTCGGTCGCCGCGTTGGATCCGGCGCTGCACATCGTCGCTCCCTTTCTGGGCTCGAACGTCACCCGGGCCGTGAAGCAGGCCCGACTGGCGGAGTCCGGCGTCCACCTGCCGGACGCGGTGCACAGTATCGACGTCAACCCCTGGGGGCGGGTCATCGAGAACGGCAGTCTGGAGTCTCCGGCGAACCGCCTTGACGAGTCGGTGTTCACTCTCACCCGGCACGCGCACGACTGCCCCGCCGAACCAGCCGAGTTGACCATGACCTTCGCCGCAGGGCTTCCGGTAGCGGTGGACGGCAAGGCCCTACCGCTCGGCGAGCTGGTGACCGGTCTCAACGAGCTGGCTGGACGGCACGGCGTCGGTCGGTACTCCGGACTCGAAGATACCGCGTTCGGAGTGAAGAACCATGAGGTCCGGGAATCGCCGGCGGCAACGGTCATCACGGTCGCTCACCGGGCGCTGGCCAACGCGATCCTCGACCCGCGTGAGCACGCACTGCGAACGCTGCTGTCGACGGAATGGACCACCACGGCGGTTCAGGGCGGCTGGTTCAGTCACCTGGGGCGTTCTCTCCGACGCTGCCTGCGCGACCTTGACGAACCGCTGAACGGCACCGTCGATCTGCGGCTGTACCGGGGTGCGGTGACAGTGCTGAGGCTGCAGACGCCGCACGGGCTCGACTATGCCCGACTCGGCGTCGACTTCCACGACTGGATGGACGACTATGGGTTTGCCACGTGGCAGCGCCTGATGACCTTCGCCGATACCGTTCGTACCGTGGTCGACGGCGAGTCACCCGATCGGAGGGACCTCGATGAGCAGCCCGACACCACAGCTTGA
- a CDS encoding amidase family protein — translation MSESGDAGPDPCWWSARQVADAIAARRISAREYLDAQLARIEEHNARLGLVVTIDERARERARQADEATVRGERWGPLHGVAMTIKDCFATAGLRTTGGLTQLRTYQPREDATAVAALRAAGVVVFGKTNVPSGSGDLQSYNELFGVACNPWNQEYTTSGSSGGAAGAVAAGFTPIELGSDVAGSIRVPAGACGVLGHKTSYRAVPMIGHVPPYPFKPREADIAVVGPIARTVDDLETVLTAIAVAHPLDAPAWHLTLPPPRSVRRVATWFDDPYCPVDAEVLAALRDAADRLADSGVVVEEARPSGVRLAGSDGVFRRLLASVAMPEHTAEEIGEIAAGRRPPNAVLGGEHVAQSYRDWVEADEQRNRLRLRWRQFFASYDAILLPVAPNLATRHDHRPLRDRTVTVDGVPRPYWDQIVWAGLTGVSYLPSTVLPVRRDSRGLPIGVAVAGDYLQDRTTLAVARRLAEVLPPIGHPDLTAVAADDLPVRQI, via the coding sequence GTGTCCGAATCGGGAGATGCCGGCCCGGATCCGTGCTGGTGGTCGGCGCGGCAGGTCGCCGACGCGATCGCGGCCCGGCGGATCTCGGCGCGGGAGTACCTCGACGCCCAGCTCGCCCGGATCGAGGAGCACAATGCCAGGCTGGGACTGGTCGTCACCATCGACGAGCGGGCCCGCGAACGTGCCCGGCAGGCCGACGAGGCGACTGTTCGGGGCGAACGGTGGGGGCCGCTGCACGGTGTGGCCATGACGATCAAGGACTGTTTCGCCACGGCTGGACTCCGTACCACCGGTGGCCTGACCCAGCTGCGTACCTACCAGCCCCGCGAGGACGCCACGGCGGTGGCCGCGCTGCGCGCTGCCGGGGTCGTCGTCTTCGGCAAGACCAACGTGCCGTCGGGCTCGGGCGACCTGCAGTCCTACAACGAGCTGTTCGGCGTGGCCTGCAATCCCTGGAATCAGGAGTACACGACCAGTGGATCCTCCGGTGGTGCGGCCGGCGCTGTCGCGGCCGGATTTACCCCGATCGAGCTCGGTTCCGACGTGGCCGGCTCGATCCGGGTGCCGGCCGGCGCCTGCGGTGTACTCGGCCACAAGACCAGCTACCGTGCGGTGCCGATGATCGGTCACGTGCCGCCCTATCCGTTCAAACCGCGTGAGGCTGACATCGCCGTGGTCGGCCCGATCGCCCGCACGGTGGACGACCTGGAAACGGTCCTGACGGCGATCGCCGTGGCGCACCCCTTGGACGCGCCGGCCTGGCACCTGACCTTGCCGCCGCCGCGCTCGGTACGTCGGGTGGCGACCTGGTTCGACGACCCGTACTGTCCGGTGGACGCCGAGGTCCTGGCTGCCCTACGTGACGCTGCCGACCGGCTCGCCGACAGCGGCGTCGTGGTCGAGGAGGCCCGTCCCTCCGGGGTTCGACTCGCCGGAAGCGACGGGGTCTTCCGGCGGCTGCTGGCGTCGGTGGCGATGCCGGAACACACCGCCGAGGAGATCGGCGAGATCGCCGCAGGACGGCGCCCGCCCAACGCGGTACTGGGCGGGGAGCACGTGGCCCAGAGCTACCGCGACTGGGTGGAGGCCGACGAGCAGCGCAATCGTCTCCGGCTCCGCTGGCGGCAGTTCTTTGCCAGCTACGACGCGATCCTGCTGCCGGTTGCGCCGAACCTCGCCACGCGGCACGATCATCGGCCGTTGCGGGACCGTACCGTCACCGTCGACGGTGTCCCCCGTCCCTACTGGGACCAGATCGTGTGGGCGGGCCTGACCGGGGTGAGCTACCTGCCGTCGACCGTGTTGCCCGTTCGCCGTGACTCACGTGGCCTGCCGATCGGCGTCGCGGTGGCCGGTGACTACCTTCAGGACCGGACGACCCTGGCGGTGGCCCGCCGGCTCGCCGAGGTCCTGCCGCCCATCGGCCATCCCGATCTGACGGCGGTGGCCGCCGACGACCTGCCAGTGCGGCAGATCTGA
- a CDS encoding aldehyde dehydrogenase family protein: MFIPMTIAGRSVRSAERMPVENPASAEAFAQVPRCTATQLDDAVRSAVAAFDSWSRSGEDARRAALRTCGSVLAQATEELAGLLTTEQGKPLRQALAEVSLAADWFGHTAQLSLPRQLLVDDGAVQATMEHAPVGPVAAIAPSNYPILLAVTKIAPALLAGNTVVLKPSPVTPLASLRMAQLLAEVLPTGVLSAVSGDGDLGPALVTHPAIRMISFTGSTRSGRAIGESAAATFKRTVLELGGNDPCVLMPGTAVDQVAGEIFRRATTNSGQFCAAIKRIYVPAAQAAELTEALHAEAQAATVGDGHDPDTDLGPLVSRAQLEHVQRLVEEATRAGASVVTGGAALPRPGHFFPPTVVTDLPYGTDLEQDEQFGPVLPVIGYDDIDEAVARANGTRFALGGSVWGDPEAAQDLAARLECGTAWVNTHGDLRHDVPFGGLRESGTGVEYGYWGLLEYTNIRIIHARRQG; the protein is encoded by the coding sequence GTGTTCATTCCGATGACCATCGCGGGGCGTTCCGTGCGCTCGGCCGAACGGATGCCGGTGGAGAACCCGGCCAGCGCCGAGGCGTTCGCGCAGGTGCCGCGCTGCACGGCCACACAGCTCGACGACGCGGTACGCAGCGCGGTCGCCGCCTTCGACAGCTGGTCCCGCTCGGGTGAGGACGCCCGACGGGCCGCACTGCGCACCTGCGGATCCGTCCTGGCTCAGGCGACCGAGGAGTTGGCCGGTCTGCTCACCACCGAGCAGGGCAAACCGCTGCGTCAGGCGCTGGCCGAGGTGTCGCTCGCCGCCGACTGGTTCGGCCACACCGCCCAGCTGTCGTTGCCTCGACAGCTGCTGGTCGACGACGGAGCCGTCCAGGCCACGATGGAGCACGCACCGGTGGGACCGGTCGCGGCGATCGCCCCCAGCAACTACCCGATCCTGCTGGCTGTCACCAAGATCGCGCCCGCGCTGCTGGCCGGCAACACGGTCGTACTCAAGCCGTCGCCGGTGACCCCGCTGGCCAGCCTTCGAATGGCGCAGTTGCTGGCCGAGGTGCTTCCTACGGGGGTCCTCAGCGCCGTCAGCGGTGACGGCGACCTCGGACCGGCGCTGGTGACCCACCCGGCGATCCGAATGATCTCCTTCACCGGCTCGACCCGGTCCGGACGGGCCATCGGGGAAAGCGCCGCGGCGACCTTCAAGCGGACCGTCCTCGAACTCGGCGGCAACGATCCGTGCGTCCTGATGCCCGGTACGGCGGTAGACCAGGTAGCCGGGGAGATCTTCAGACGGGCGACCACCAACAGCGGACAGTTCTGCGCGGCGATCAAACGGATCTACGTTCCAGCGGCGCAGGCCGCGGAGCTGACCGAGGCGCTGCACGCAGAGGCGCAAGCCGCGACGGTCGGGGACGGGCACGACCCCGACACCGATCTCGGCCCCCTGGTGAGCCGGGCCCAGCTCGAGCACGTGCAGCGGCTGGTCGAGGAGGCGACCCGGGCAGGCGCGAGCGTGGTCACCGGCGGAGCGGCGCTGCCCCGGCCCGGACACTTCTTCCCACCCACCGTGGTGACCGACCTGCCCTACGGCACCGACCTCGAGCAGGACGAGCAGTTCGGTCCCGTACTGCCGGTGATCGGCTACGACGACATCGACGAGGCCGTTGCTCGGGCCAATGGCACCCGATTCGCGCTGGGCGGCTCGGTCTGGGGCGATCCGGAAGCCGCGCAGGACCTCGCCGCACGCCTCGAATGCGGCACCGCCTGGGTCAACACCCATGGTGATCTACGCCATGACGTCCCCTTCGGCGGACTGCGCGAGTCCGGAACCGGTGTGGAGTACGGCTACTGGGGACTGTTGGAGTACACCAACATCAGGATCATCCACGCCCGGCGGCAGGGCTGA
- a CDS encoding cyclase family protein: MSSPTPQLDLTEPGVTSRLVDLSHVVRHGMTTYPGLPGPHIEDHMSREQSRDRYAPGTEFQIGRVTLVANTGTYLDAPFHRFADGADLAEVPLDRLVDLPGVLIDVSGSPTPGVGIDAFDGRPLGGRAVLIRTGWDRHWGTAGYGAPGHPFLTAEAVSLLVSQGPAVVGIDSVNIDDMADLSRPAHTELLAAGIPIVEHLRGLDRLPTEGFRFHAAPIAVAGMGTFSVRAYALIESP, from the coding sequence ATGAGCAGCCCGACACCACAGCTTGATCTCACCGAACCCGGTGTCACCTCCCGACTTGTCGACCTGTCGCATGTGGTGCGGCACGGCATGACGACGTACCCGGGCCTGCCTGGCCCGCACATCGAGGACCACATGTCCCGGGAGCAGTCCCGGGACCGGTACGCACCGGGCACCGAGTTCCAGATCGGACGCGTGACCCTGGTCGCCAACACCGGGACCTACCTGGACGCGCCGTTTCACCGTTTCGCTGACGGCGCCGACCTGGCCGAGGTGCCACTGGATCGGCTGGTGGACCTACCGGGTGTACTCATCGACGTCAGCGGCTCGCCGACGCCGGGGGTCGGCATCGACGCGTTCGACGGCCGCCCCCTCGGCGGGCGGGCGGTGCTGATCCGCACCGGATGGGACCGGCACTGGGGCACCGCGGGCTACGGCGCGCCCGGTCATCCGTTCCTGACCGCCGAGGCGGTCTCCTTGCTGGTGTCCCAGGGGCCGGCGGTGGTCGGGATCGACTCGGTCAACATCGACGACATGGCAGATCTGAGCCGTCCCGCGCACACCGAGCTGCTGGCCGCCGGCATACCGATCGTCGAGCATCTGCGTGGGCTCGATCGCCTGCCGACGGAGGGCTTCCGCTTCCACGCCGCGCCGATCGCGGTCGCGGGCATGGGCACCTTCTCGGTCAGAGCGTACGCCCTGATCGAGTCGCCCTGA
- a CDS encoding TauD/TfdA family dioxygenase, with the protein MSSTALRAGDLHEVRLTHDEAAGMRSLCHEAVEALGDADLSTQAAMTMVELIGCRLPQRLIAALVTFRCTGNPGGALLVHNVPVDEPLPPTPTDGYLADWRAAGIATTAQLMIMSHLGHVIGYADEKRGRVVQDVAPIAGAELQQENSGSAYLELHTENGFHPFKPDLLSLLCLRSDHERSGRTLTGSVDRVWPRLSSTAIAVLRQPLFRIRFSSSFAQLGSTGYSEPVAVLSGPPDDPDLTADFHGMEPITDEARRALDELEAALTPSLNSIVLGTGSMLVVDNWRAVHGRTGFTARHDGTDRWLRRCFAVADLRRSRGARTAGGRVLAPLTTILADRTTAPPSSHSQPAVSR; encoded by the coding sequence ATGAGCAGCACCGCGTTACGCGCCGGCGACCTCCACGAGGTCAGGCTGACCCACGACGAGGCCGCCGGGATGCGCAGCTTGTGCCACGAGGCCGTCGAGGCCCTCGGCGACGCGGACCTGAGCACCCAGGCCGCCATGACCATGGTGGAACTGATCGGTTGCCGACTACCGCAACGGCTGATCGCGGCCCTGGTGACCTTCCGGTGCACCGGAAATCCGGGGGGCGCTCTGCTGGTGCACAACGTGCCGGTCGACGAACCGCTGCCGCCCACTCCGACCGACGGATACCTTGCCGACTGGCGTGCGGCCGGAATCGCGACGACCGCCCAGCTGATGATCATGTCACACCTGGGCCACGTCATCGGGTACGCCGACGAGAAGCGCGGCCGGGTCGTGCAGGATGTCGCTCCGATCGCCGGCGCTGAACTGCAGCAGGAGAACAGCGGTTCGGCCTACCTGGAACTGCACACCGAGAACGGCTTCCACCCGTTCAAGCCGGACCTGCTGAGTCTGCTCTGTCTCCGCAGTGACCACGAGCGCAGCGGTCGCACGTTGACCGGGTCGGTGGATCGGGTCTGGCCGCGGCTCAGCTCGACAGCCATCGCCGTATTGCGGCAGCCGCTGTTCCGGATCCGGTTCAGCAGTTCCTTCGCCCAACTCGGATCCACCGGCTACTCCGAACCGGTGGCTGTGCTCTCCGGCCCGCCGGACGACCCCGACCTGACCGCCGACTTCCACGGGATGGAGCCGATCACCGACGAGGCTCGCAGGGCCCTCGACGAGTTGGAGGCCGCCCTGACCCCGTCGCTGAACTCGATCGTGCTCGGCACCGGAAGCATGCTGGTGGTCGACAACTGGCGCGCCGTCCACGGACGTACCGGGTTCACGGCCCGTCATGACGGCACCGACCGATGGCTGCGCCGGTGCTTCGCAGTGGCCGACCTGCGTCGTTCCCGTGGTGCCCGCACGGCCGGCGGACGGGTGCTCGCGCCGTTGACCACCATCCTGGCCGACCGCACGACGGCGCCACCGAGCAGTCACAGCCAGCCGGCCGTCTCGAGATGA
- a CDS encoding 3-oxoacyl-[acyl-carrier-protein] synthase III C-terminal domain-containing protein encodes MTSIEAVHTFLPPDRVSAGECLAAYGFSPAEIRLHERFYGFREVRIDRTGSLADLLVGGAVGMTALRGREHLVRYVLHARTMPVVAPYPINPLREAACRLGLAHAATFTVSQHACASGLLAVDIAGRLLADDPDPAALALVLTGEKVFTASAQVISGTGVMGEGCTGVLISAGGERDQVLSYVAATYGRFSAGPWMSEEDAAAFREEYPTMLADVVRTAVKESGTDLDEIVAILPHNVNRVSWLRVLRLLNIRSAERLILANLPRTGHCFAADSFAAYQLAREQGRLRPGDPYLMTSVGLGATVAAMVLVH; translated from the coding sequence GTGACGTCGATCGAGGCGGTGCACACGTTTCTGCCACCGGACCGGGTCTCGGCCGGCGAGTGCCTCGCCGCCTACGGGTTCTCGCCAGCCGAGATCCGGCTGCACGAGAGGTTCTACGGGTTCCGAGAGGTTCGGATCGACCGCACGGGTAGCCTGGCCGATCTTTTGGTCGGCGGAGCCGTCGGGATGACGGCGCTGCGCGGCCGCGAGCACCTGGTCCGTTACGTCCTGCACGCCCGGACGATGCCGGTGGTGGCCCCGTACCCGATAAATCCCCTCCGCGAGGCCGCCTGCCGGTTGGGCCTGGCCCACGCGGCGACATTCACCGTCAGCCAGCACGCCTGCGCGTCCGGCCTGCTCGCCGTGGACATCGCCGGCAGGCTGCTGGCCGACGACCCCGACCCCGCGGCGCTGGCACTGGTGCTCACCGGAGAGAAGGTCTTCACGGCCTCCGCCCAGGTCATCTCCGGCACCGGTGTGATGGGGGAGGGCTGCACCGGGGTGCTGATCAGCGCGGGCGGCGAACGCGACCAGGTGCTGTCCTACGTCGCCGCCACCTACGGGCGTTTCTCCGCGGGGCCGTGGATGTCGGAGGAGGACGCGGCGGCATTCCGTGAGGAATACCCGACCATGCTCGCCGACGTGGTGCGGACCGCCGTCAAGGAGTCCGGAACAGACCTGGACGAGATCGTCGCGATCCTGCCGCACAACGTCAACCGGGTGTCCTGGCTGCGGGTGCTCCGGCTACTGAACATCCGCAGCGCGGAGCGGCTGATCCTGGCCAACCTTCCGCGCACCGGGCACTGCTTCGCGGCTGACTCCTTCGCCGCCTATCAGCTTGCCCGCGAGCAGGGGCGGCTGAGACCCGGTGATCCCTACCTGATGACGTCGGTGGGGCTCGGCGCCACCGTCGCCGCGATGGTCCTCGTTCACTGA
- a CDS encoding phytanoyl-CoA dioxygenase family protein — MTGIDAARPSAGPAPLTAEMVADYHRDGFLLLPADHLPADLLAELVAAVPGILAQQGPQRVLERDAVTVRSVYGPHRTDPVVARVSRSAHLAGAARQLLDDEVYVHQSKINLKAAFAGDQWEWHQDYINWRDRDGIARADLVNVTVFLNEVNEFNGPLTFIPGSHRYGLLDGTDTDGMPVGYEDGPNWMATLTATEKFQVDRSVIRRLAEQGGLVSPKGPAGSVLMFHPNVLHASSPNLSPFDRAMLLMVYNGVHNAPRPVDNPRPEFLAEREIAPIPLSV, encoded by the coding sequence ATGACCGGGATCGACGCCGCGCGGCCCAGTGCGGGGCCCGCGCCGCTGACCGCTGAGATGGTGGCGGACTACCATCGCGACGGGTTTCTGTTGCTGCCGGCTGACCATCTGCCCGCCGATTTGCTGGCCGAACTGGTCGCGGCCGTCCCAGGGATCCTGGCTCAGCAGGGACCGCAGCGGGTGCTGGAGCGCGACGCAGTGACCGTGCGGTCCGTGTACGGGCCACATCGCACCGACCCCGTGGTGGCCCGGGTCAGCCGGTCGGCGCACCTGGCCGGCGCGGCCCGGCAGCTGCTCGACGACGAGGTGTACGTGCACCAGTCGAAGATCAACCTCAAGGCCGCGTTCGCCGGCGACCAGTGGGAGTGGCACCAGGACTACATCAACTGGCGGGACCGCGACGGCATCGCCCGGGCCGATCTCGTCAACGTCACCGTGTTCCTCAACGAGGTCAACGAGTTCAACGGCCCGCTCACGTTCATTCCGGGCTCTCACCGGTACGGGCTGCTCGACGGCACGGACACGGATGGGATGCCGGTCGGCTACGAGGACGGACCGAACTGGATGGCGACCCTCACCGCCACCGAGAAGTTCCAGGTCGACCGGAGCGTCATCCGCAGGCTGGCTGAGCAGGGCGGACTCGTAAGTCCCAAGGGGCCGGCGGGCTCCGTGTTGATGTTCCACCCCAACGTGCTGCACGCCTCGTCGCCGAATCTCTCACCGTTCGACCGGGCAATGCTGCTGATGGTCTACAACGGCGTCCACAACGCGCCCCGGCCGGTGGACAACCCGCGACCGGAGTTCCTTGCCGAACGGGAGATCGCCCCCATTCCGCTCAGCGTCTGA
- a CDS encoding alcohol dehydrogenase catalytic domain-containing protein, with protein sequence MTMPGTQTADPEAGDRPTMRAVVYHGPGSVRVDEVELPRIQHPRDVIVRVTRSSVCGTDLHPYRGELPGFAPGTVLGHEFAGTVHAAGPEVQFAIGTRVFASDVVACGRCETCALGRHYQCPVATLFGSDDLVGAPLPGGQAEFVRVPFADVVLAATPDDVTDEQALFVGDVLTTGLAAVHGAEVTPGDLVAVVGGGPLGLLAGLCAVTAGAGRVVVADPTPARRDRAVDLGFIAVTPDQLDEAVRQGGARGADAVIEAVGSDAALACAVRTAAPHATVCAVGAHHSTAMPFPAGLAFARELTVRFAVGDPIRMRDPVLALIRSGRLDPSRIVTHRLPLAAATSAYQLFDRQEAIKVVLHADDPVLAT encoded by the coding sequence ATGACGATGCCAGGAACCCAGACGGCGGATCCCGAAGCCGGCGACAGGCCGACCATGCGGGCGGTCGTCTACCATGGGCCGGGATCGGTACGCGTCGACGAGGTGGAACTCCCTCGGATACAACATCCGCGGGACGTGATCGTCCGGGTGACCCGTTCCTCAGTCTGCGGCACCGACCTGCACCCCTATCGAGGGGAGCTGCCGGGATTCGCGCCAGGCACGGTGCTCGGCCACGAGTTCGCCGGCACCGTGCACGCGGCGGGGCCGGAGGTCCAGTTCGCCATCGGCACGAGGGTCTTCGCCTCCGACGTCGTCGCCTGCGGACGCTGTGAGACCTGTGCGCTCGGCCGGCACTACCAGTGCCCGGTGGCGACCTTGTTCGGCAGCGACGACCTGGTCGGGGCGCCGCTGCCCGGCGGTCAGGCCGAGTTCGTCCGGGTGCCCTTTGCCGACGTGGTGCTCGCCGCCACCCCCGATGACGTCACCGACGAGCAGGCGCTCTTCGTCGGAGACGTGCTGACGACCGGGCTCGCGGCGGTGCACGGCGCGGAGGTGACGCCCGGCGACCTGGTCGCGGTGGTGGGCGGGGGTCCGCTCGGGCTGCTCGCCGGACTCTGTGCGGTGACCGCTGGCGCCGGGCGGGTCGTGGTGGCTGACCCGACGCCGGCCCGCCGCGACCGGGCGGTCGACCTCGGCTTCATCGCCGTCACACCGGATCAGCTCGACGAGGCAGTTCGACAGGGCGGTGCCCGCGGCGCGGACGCGGTGATCGAAGCGGTGGGCAGCGACGCGGCGCTCGCCTGTGCGGTCCGGACAGCCGCCCCGCACGCCACGGTCTGCGCGGTGGGGGCACACCACTCCACCGCGATGCCCTTTCCCGCCGGGCTCGCCTTCGCCCGCGAATTGACGGTGCGCTTCGCCGTCGGCGACCCGATCCGCATGCGGGATCCGGTGCTGGCCCTGATTCGCTCCGGCCGCCTCGACCCGAGCCGGATCGTCACGCACCGGCTACCGTTGGCGGCGGCCACATCGGCCTACCAGTTGTTCGACCGGCAGGAGGCGATCAAGGTGGTGTTGCACGCCGACGACCCGGTCCTGGCGACCTGA